A genomic segment from Luteolibacter ambystomatis encodes:
- a CDS encoding PLP-dependent transferase — protein MSDADSDLSTTVSSATERVRLAHRAGTSHDNREPRDLMADPAWTEEDLGVPLPDSAHACSVCLPTWDAVVGYEEGREKVTRRMRAGYPRFFKHPQVERLFASAKSEIALEDEHVVVLPTRGAVQRAQRWVERRAETAVRIASLSGLQALVVPAKAKQDADLYWRFSGEVVSSRQAQDFLENNLREGSKSHLIARRIAKLAGAEPEDSFIFSSGMAAVTAVLRALPGVKEGKKTLQLEFPYVDCLKIQELFGNGVVYLNDATGESFDEALQRIRQGEFAGVFTEAPSNPLLHTADLARLAAACAEGSTPFIIDDSAGGPANVNALRFADVVTGSLTKWLSGMGDVMAGAATVRTDSPHANAFREFLAIESTETAPLYIGDAEVLLSNLKGYEDRMKTVNANGSELAAWLAAHPAVETVWHPSLGDTTNYDAVKAKGGGYGGLLSFVLKNQKRTPKVFDSLRVCKGPSFGTLFTLACPYTLLAHYHELEWTEDCGVPANLLRVSAGLESFETIRTAFEEALEHA, from the coding sequence ATGAGCGACGCCGATTCTGATCTATCCACTACCGTCTCGTCCGCGACCGAGCGCGTCCGTCTGGCGCATCGCGCCGGCACCAGCCACGACAATCGTGAACCGCGTGACCTGATGGCGGACCCGGCGTGGACCGAGGAGGATCTCGGCGTGCCGCTGCCGGATTCCGCGCATGCCTGTTCCGTTTGTCTGCCCACGTGGGACGCCGTGGTGGGATACGAGGAAGGCCGTGAAAAGGTGACCCGCCGCATGCGCGCGGGCTATCCACGCTTTTTCAAGCACCCGCAGGTCGAACGCCTTTTCGCATCGGCCAAGTCCGAGATCGCTCTGGAGGACGAGCATGTCGTGGTGCTGCCCACGCGTGGTGCGGTCCAGCGCGCGCAGCGTTGGGTGGAACGCCGTGCGGAAACTGCTGTCCGCATCGCCAGCCTCAGCGGCCTGCAGGCTCTGGTGGTGCCCGCGAAGGCGAAGCAGGATGCGGATCTCTACTGGCGTTTCTCCGGCGAGGTCGTGAGCAGCCGTCAGGCCCAGGATTTCCTGGAGAACAATCTGCGTGAGGGATCGAAATCCCATCTCATCGCCCGCCGCATCGCGAAACTGGCCGGGGCGGAGCCGGAGGATTCATTTATCTTCTCCAGCGGCATGGCGGCCGTGACCGCCGTGCTGCGTGCCCTGCCCGGAGTGAAGGAGGGCAAGAAGACCCTGCAACTAGAGTTCCCGTACGTCGATTGCCTGAAGATCCAGGAACTTTTCGGCAACGGCGTGGTGTATCTCAACGACGCCACCGGCGAATCCTTCGATGAAGCCCTCCAGCGCATCCGCCAGGGTGAGTTCGCGGGCGTCTTCACCGAGGCGCCAAGCAATCCTCTCCTGCACACCGCGGACCTCGCGCGCCTTGCCGCCGCTTGTGCGGAAGGTTCCACTCCATTCATCATCGATGATTCCGCGGGAGGTCCTGCGAACGTCAATGCGCTGCGTTTCGCCGATGTGGTCACCGGCAGCCTGACGAAGTGGCTCTCCGGCATGGGCGATGTGATGGCGGGTGCCGCCACCGTGCGAACGGATTCACCGCACGCGAACGCGTTCCGCGAGTTCCTTGCCATCGAGTCCACCGAGACCGCTCCGCTTTACATCGGTGATGCGGAAGTGCTGCTTTCCAACCTCAAGGGCTACGAGGATCGCATGAAGACGGTCAACGCCAATGGCAGCGAGCTCGCCGCGTGGTTGGCTGCTCATCCCGCCGTGGAAACCGTGTGGCATCCATCGCTGGGGGATACCACGAACTATGACGCCGTGAAGGCAAAAGGCGGTGGTTACGGCGGCCTTCTGTCCTTCGTGCTCAAGAACCAGAAGCGGACGCCGAAGGTTTTCGACAGCCTCAGGGTTTGCAAGGGCCCCAGCTTCGGCACCCTCTTCACGCTGGCCTGCCCCTACACGTTGCTCGCACACTACCATGAGCTGGAGTGGACCGAGGACTGTGGCGTCCCGGCGAACCTGCTGCGTGTCTCCGCCGGCCTCGAGTCGTTCGAGACCATACGCACAGCCTTCGAGGAAGCGCTTGAGCACGCCTGA